The proteins below come from a single Malus domestica chromosome 03, GDT2T_hap1 genomic window:
- the LOC103422299 gene encoding flowering-promoting factor 1-like: MSGVWIFDRNGVVRLVTNPTRESFEQKEPPHPGTATSPGARPRVLVYLPANQVIQSYSELEQRLTELGWTRYPNSNRPDLLQFHRSENSVHLISLPNNFANLKSFHMYDIVVKNRSFFEVRDPAALQN, translated from the coding sequence ATGTCCGGAGTGTGGATATTTGACAGAAACGGCGTCGTTCGGCTGGTCACCAACCCAACCAGGGAGTCGTTCGAGCAAAAAGAGCCGCCGCATCCGGGTACAGCCACCTCACCCGGTGCTCGGCCCCGAGTCTTGGTCTACCTCCCAGCCAACCAGGTCATTCAATCCTACTCCGAACTCGAGCAGCGACTCACTGAACTCGGCTGGACTCGCTACCCCAACTCCAATCGGCCCGACCTCCTCCAGTTCCACCGCTCCGAGAACTCAGTCCACCTCATCTCGCTCCCAAATAATTTTGCCAACTTGAAGTCCTTCCATATGTACGACATCGTCGTCAAGAATCGCTCCTTCTTCGAAGTTCGTGACCCTGCTGCATTGCAGAACTAG